A window from Nitrospira sp. ND1 encodes these proteins:
- the tdh gene encoding L-threonine 3-dehydrogenase, with the protein MRALVKTDAQPGLTYTNRPDPTPGPSEAVIRVKATSLCGTDAHIYNWDAWAHSRIHPPRTIGHEMCGEVVAVGADVTLVRVGDYVAAESHLTCGACFQCRTGQAHVCKNYRILGVDLDGSFADYVVLPETVLWKTSPDIPPELACLQEPLGNAVDAALVEDLTGHTVLITGCGPTGLFAAAVARTAGAATIIATDVSDYRLSLAKQVGVDHVFNAKTDGPEAIAAAILDITRGEGVDASLEMSGHPTALHHAFRSVKNGGRVTLFGIPTGPVTCDLANEVIFKGIRVHGITGRRLFSTWYRLAGLFKAGLNIRPVLTHTFPLKDFAQGFELIKSGQCGKVVLFP; encoded by the coding sequence ATGCGCGCACTCGTGAAGACCGACGCTCAACCGGGGCTGACCTATACTAATCGCCCAGATCCCACACCCGGCCCATCTGAGGCCGTCATCCGGGTCAAAGCCACGTCGCTGTGTGGAACCGATGCCCACATCTATAACTGGGATGCCTGGGCTCACAGCCGCATTCATCCTCCCAGGACAATCGGACATGAAATGTGCGGCGAGGTAGTGGCCGTCGGGGCGGATGTCACGCTCGTGCGCGTCGGCGACTATGTCGCAGCCGAATCGCACCTGACCTGCGGCGCCTGCTTTCAATGCCGCACGGGCCAGGCCCACGTGTGCAAGAACTACCGGATTCTCGGCGTCGATCTGGATGGCTCGTTTGCCGACTACGTCGTGCTCCCTGAAACCGTGCTTTGGAAGACGTCTCCGGACATTCCGCCGGAGCTGGCTTGCCTACAAGAACCTTTGGGCAATGCCGTCGATGCGGCCCTCGTGGAAGACTTGACCGGCCACACCGTTCTGATCACCGGCTGCGGCCCGACCGGCCTGTTCGCGGCGGCCGTCGCCCGCACCGCAGGAGCCGCTACCATTATCGCCACCGACGTCAGTGATTACCGCCTGAGCCTGGCCAAACAAGTGGGCGTCGATCACGTATTCAACGCCAAGACCGACGGCCCGGAGGCCATTGCCGCAGCGATTCTCGACATCACGAGGGGAGAAGGCGTCGATGCGTCGTTGGAAATGTCCGGACATCCCACGGCCTTGCACCACGCCTTCCGCTCGGTGAAAAACGGCGGCCGCGTCACACTGTTCGGCATTCCCACCGGCCCCGTCACCTGCGACCTCGCCAACGAGGTCATCTTCAAAGGCATCCGTGTCCATGGGATTACCGGTCGTCGCCTGTTCAGCACCTGGTATCGCCTGGCCGGCCTCTTCAAAGCCGGCCTCAATATCCGCCCCGTCCTCACCCATACCTTCCCCCTCAAAGACTTTGCCCAAGGATTTGAATTGATCAAATCCGGCCAATGCGGCAAAGTAGTCCTGTTTCCATAG
- a CDS encoding glycine C-acetyltransferase, whose amino-acid sequence MAYTSLKKAAEQQLAEIRAAGLYKTERQILSPQSTEIQVAQGDVVNLCANNYLGLANHPDVRQAAADGLREFGYGMASVRFICGTQRLHKTLEAAISTFFGTEDTILYSSCFDANGGLFETLLDERDTIISDALNHASLIDGIRLCKAARLRYAHADMAELETRLGESASSRVRMIVTDGVFSMDGDLAKLDRIVELADRYDAAVVVDDSHATGVLGKGGRGTPDHFGVAGRIDLVTSTLGKALGGATGGFTTGRQELIELLRQRSRPYLFSNSLPPVIAAAALKAIELVERGDDLRHTLMEQARWLRGQLTALGFTLMPGTHPIIPVMLGEATIATQMADRLLQEGIYVVGFSYPVVPKGQARIRLQLSAAHTRPQLERAVAAFAKVGRDLRVIE is encoded by the coding sequence ATGGCCTACACCTCGCTCAAAAAAGCCGCCGAACAACAACTGGCAGAGATCCGTGCCGCCGGTCTCTACAAGACCGAACGGCAGATCCTGAGCCCGCAGAGCACCGAGATTCAGGTGGCACAGGGGGACGTCGTCAATCTCTGCGCGAACAATTACCTCGGGTTGGCGAATCATCCGGATGTGAGGCAAGCGGCCGCCGACGGACTCAGAGAATTCGGGTATGGCATGGCGTCCGTGCGATTCATCTGCGGAACGCAACGACTGCACAAAACCCTCGAAGCGGCGATCAGCACCTTCTTCGGCACTGAAGACACCATCCTCTATAGCTCCTGCTTCGACGCCAACGGCGGACTGTTCGAAACCCTGCTGGACGAGCGGGATACCATCATCAGCGATGCCTTGAACCACGCGAGCCTGATCGACGGCATTCGGCTCTGCAAAGCCGCCCGTCTGCGCTATGCCCATGCCGACATGGCCGAGTTGGAAACACGACTGGGGGAATCGGCATCGAGCCGCGTGCGCATGATCGTGACCGACGGGGTGTTTTCAATGGACGGCGATCTGGCGAAGCTGGACCGCATTGTGGAGCTGGCCGATCGATACGATGCCGCCGTGGTCGTCGACGACAGTCATGCCACCGGAGTGTTGGGGAAAGGCGGGCGCGGCACTCCGGATCATTTCGGAGTCGCCGGGCGGATCGACCTCGTCACGAGCACCCTTGGCAAGGCGCTGGGCGGGGCAACCGGAGGATTTACCACCGGCAGGCAAGAACTGATCGAGCTGTTACGACAACGCTCACGGCCCTATCTCTTTTCGAATAGCTTGCCCCCAGTCATCGCCGCAGCGGCACTGAAGGCCATTGAGTTGGTGGAACGAGGCGACGACCTGCGCCATACCTTGATGGAGCAGGCCCGCTGGCTCCGGGGGCAGCTGACCGCTCTCGGCTTCACCCTCATGCCCGGCACCCATCCCATTATTCCGGTCATGCTGGGGGAAGCAACGATAGCGACACAGATGGCCGACCGCCTGCTACAGGAAGGGATCTACGTGGTGGGATTCAGCTATCCGGTCGTACCGAAAGGACAGGCTCGCATTCGCCTGCAGCTGTCTGCAGCCCACACCCGCCCGCAACTTGAGCGGGCTGTCGCCGCCTTCGCGAAGGTGGGTCGCGACCTCAGGGTGATTGAATAA